From a single Cotesia glomerata isolate CgM1 linkage group LG6, MPM_Cglom_v2.3, whole genome shotgun sequence genomic region:
- the LOC123266835 gene encoding uncharacterized protein LOC123266835, with protein sequence MVVMHDYYNDFFFDKYLLEKELTDMSDRIDAFFAELPDASFVFENNVGNDDDDVQRSEAVVNEMQRVIDVLQPADVNAEVIDGNDIYNARCRRYNVAIVTTINLPCKHIESCNNCITRENNVCSTCNTLIARTERVFLPNDTEGDGYNLNCEICYEKPTNIMWTTCNHGLNCRRCAVAVIRGKTDNLSTTTKIQCPHCNLRAEGFMEFELSV encoded by the exons ATGGTAGTGATGCACGACTACTATAATGATttcttttttgataaatatttattagagaaggaattgacagatatgagtgaTCGTATAGACGCCTTct ttgccGAATTACCAGACGCTTCAtttgtttttgaaaataatgtgGGAAATGATGACGACGATGTCCAGAGAAGCGAAGCTGTTGTAAATGAAATGCAACGAGTCATTGATGTACTTCAACCAGCTGATGTTAATGCCGAAGTCATTGATG gTAATGACATATATAATGCTCGATGCAGGAGATATAATGTTGCAATCGTCACAACAATAAATTTGCCATGCAAACACATTGAGTCTTGCAATAATTGTATTACGAGAGAAAATAACGTTTGCTCCACATGCAACACTTTAATAGCTAGAACAGAGCGTGTTTTCTTACCAAACGACACTGAAg GTGATGGGTACAATCTCAACTGTGAGATTTGTTACGAGAAGCCCACAAATATCATGTGGACGACCTGTAACCACGGATTGAACTGTCGAAGGTGTGCCGTAGCAGTGATTAGAGGGAAAACGGACAACCTTTCCACTACAACAAAAATACAATGCCCGCATTGTAACCTTCGGGCTGAAGGGTTCATGGAATTTGAGTTGAGTGTTTAG